The genomic interval AGGCCGTCATCTTCGTCCTTGACCCGCGCGAGGGCTTATCTGCCGCCGACTACGAGGTCGCGGACTGGCTGCGGCGACTGGGCAAGCCCGTGGTCGTGGTCGCCAACAAGATCGACAGCCCCAAGCACGAGGTTTACCTTGCCGAATTGTGGGGCCTGGGCTTCGGCGATCCGGTCGCCATCAGCGCGGAGCACGCCCGAGGCCTCGACGAGCTGCTCGACCGGGTGATGGCGCATCTCCCCGCCGACGACGAGGACGTGCCGGAAATCGCCCCCATCCGCATCTCGCTGATCGGGCGGCCCAATGTGGGCAAGTCCAGCCTGCTGAACGCGATCACCCACACGGACCGGGCCATCGTGGCCGACCAGCCGGGCACCACCCGCGACTCGCTGGACGTGGAATGGGACTACGGCGGGCAGCGCTTCGTGCTGGTGGACACGGCAGGCATCCGCAGGAAGCCTGACACCGCCATCGAGGACTACGCGATTCAGCGGTCGCAGGCGGCCATCGAGCGCAGCGACCTGATCTGGCTCGTCGTGAACGCGACCGAGATCGGCGACCACGAACTCAAGCTCGCCAACCTCGCCTACGACAGCGGCAAACCCGTGATCGTGGTGGTGAACAAGTGGGACCTCGTGCCCGACGAGGAACTGAAGCGCACCGAAAAGGACCTCAACCAGAAGCTCCACCACATCTCCTACGCGCCGCGCGTGTACACGTCCGCCATCAACGACTACGGCATTCACGACATGCTGGCCGAGGCCATGAAGCTCTACGAGAAGTGGCAGAGCCGCATCCCGACCGCCGAACTCAATCGCTGGCTGGAGGTCTGGCAGATGCGCCAGGCCGTGCCCAACTTCGGCGGCAAGAAACTGAAGATGTACTTCATGACGCAGGTGGAAACGGCGCCCCCCACCTTCGCCATCTTCTGCAACCGCGCCGACTTCGTAACCCGCGCCTACGAGGGCTTCCTGCAAAACCGCATCCGCGAGGACCTGCAACTCGCCGGGATTCCGGTGCGCCTGAAGTGGAAGGAAAAGGGGCCGTACAAGCGCGGCAAGAAGGGCGAGGAAGCCGAGGCGTAGGCGGGCGGGCCGGGGACAATATCTCCGGCCCCCTTTCCTTGTATCAGCGCCCCGCCCCGTCGGTGGCCCGCAGCAGGAACCGGGCGAAGTCTGGGGGCAGGGAATGCTTCGCTGTGGGATTCGTCCAGAGGTGCGCGGCCAGAACTTGACCCTCGGCGGAGAGGGAACAGAGGGCCACGGCGCCCAGACGCTGACGGTGCCGCTGAAACTCGCGCACATCCTCGGGCCGCAGCCCAGAAGGAACCGGGCCGTCCAGCAGCCGCAGGGCGGCAGGTACCAGGGCCTCGCGGACAGCCCCCGGCGGCACGACGATGATCAGCAGGTTGGCCC from Deinococcus terrestris carries:
- the der gene encoding ribosome biogenesis GTPase Der, with translation MQKVAIVGRPNVGKSSLFNRLIGRREAVVADFPGVTRDAKEGLMLYHNHRITLIDTGGLWSGDEWEQAIREKAEWAMEGAQAVIFVLDPREGLSAADYEVADWLRRLGKPVVVVANKIDSPKHEVYLAELWGLGFGDPVAISAEHARGLDELLDRVMAHLPADDEDVPEIAPIRISLIGRPNVGKSSLLNAITHTDRAIVADQPGTTRDSLDVEWDYGGQRFVLVDTAGIRRKPDTAIEDYAIQRSQAAIERSDLIWLVVNATEIGDHELKLANLAYDSGKPVIVVVNKWDLVPDEELKRTEKDLNQKLHHISYAPRVYTSAINDYGIHDMLAEAMKLYEKWQSRIPTAELNRWLEVWQMRQAVPNFGGKKLKMYFMTQVETAPPTFAIFCNRADFVTRAYEGFLQNRIREDLQLAGIPVRLKWKEKGPYKRGKKGEEAEA